In the genome of Montipora foliosa isolate CH-2021 chromosome 3, ASM3666993v2, whole genome shotgun sequence, one region contains:
- the LOC137997756 gene encoding uncharacterized protein isoform X1, giving the protein MQWYLKVHVNVSWPVGMDVPSLLQLLLARWQRGKRPEEANNCQDIDRGSCHSADGTQEMRSDFIAVLHYCKQVVLKHLEETVPDFITLFSEFDDERFSPINCLYSLGSLAFKQGNIEYLGNVQTFVVENYDSPEASFVMNDLGVMLSLKGMYKRSEECFSESKKWFQREEDHLKNAVVTLNLAALHMILGDYKKACDFCNDAADLCHDITMRSTKDIDLPMKVLRRAADLLSECGNFEKCCHILRIGGKYNFGARKASKIEVRKWLMEIQLKEQTGEQIEEQELKDCSSYLLIFLEKPDEQALNADLIRTVFTAARINHRNGLHEEALKLLDKLEAALLLSGGRKDPLYGLMLFQVGRFKYGCGMTINAENDLKQADAILIKHFGRNHLVAYCKKILGSCAMLNNNFGDASTNLAEALTFFQDLNSQHFEVADISLKLAQLQLEERNFEHTREILLVNSVQKAVEMHMYSFGEISPKAGSAHVQAGLILQKVDKGAAIDQLNKALEIYRSLGVQLYCPVIKLCQSMTGLFQLCLGNKEEAEKCFVDSLKESPVTDESYHDVMYQVDNLAAEFNPGCFKERPLYQRAEMFSLVSLVTMKKEKDDRKKYLDALVSLAEESDTEEHGIIDFAGHSCFFSHIHVSYLSEPYVHFFIFPDPEFNSQFSNDDKVTISRFKNSSCILFWRTSCKIQEMKELRNLNFQIRESVSTLFLQPIFRKSYEETDDFYLELPLRSLSLCFQIDCLPLLVEIKLGEPGKECAKFDYLTSWALQDLSSQPAVHVSYLSYEFSNKRTAELAFDSLVFSSSKEPVLNDVKVLEVADGHSPHMNFAFFASRHSRYCHFSVFVDEELPVLRVKSRHLNETNSNGFCFSVQSAIENVMLSLYETFRISFEPLVQLSCEGCRTVGIKESSNVNCSNAVKTESLITSPQSGVFVKNCGSDSFTKKELNSGTKHLLNRVTCRHSLHCEGSNRESSTRNCGKESNQKPLSPNKTSLDCASAEVLKSDFHEECHVSTLQNQEIHSGSHADVCLCLLGYLLSDTNVAPEHEALNSVIPQSDSFEEHSFLSSEFLSAFSLNSLPATPDLFASTLASKLQEEPCECSDEDLAAGCLAKAQSKPETKETHHYADVFQLKTELNAKENSDNCDSRDGVAKQPESIVVSEEPLGKSNECPDVHIEGNPGPQCQSSLEEIEVSASNGIGVRTPRNIDLDPVILSKDEESATFRNNSFELLEQINELKEQLRQREAENQQLRAEVGRYLFLEDRKKRSGKLLSVPREIASDESISCGASASFKCGTTNGRLLGGAASLQDNPVSAGTSSDSLPSRDERLQDREQEPDEERCATQMSCTSTIGFAHRSKEGGQKLTPDHDCDLYASVSFESDSEDPVSINIEDNDLLPKDKVGASVKEGIFVPNCLDRSGPLSGGSSIAVSSSDSLALISAESTPVSSSSSSQGSFEKSAKAPELSLTTHSASAHGEIVNESDLGLNTGNSEDEVPGQAQLLNSTDDVTDGGNTEVEDIEEQSADYGYGATRTSQSDARTSPLFEYDSQISSSDSSVFCRLIDPVSSHVVDGNPLQLQQSSSVHGQTALRMHESDESSSSSTDWERLGARSKRSQTHRPQIAISPPPPPLIASPVSDGLAGDFLVRHSQDKTVHESLFANGRDFSILGNDTSQVTSFVDGRTNASEAYRVRPYFGACQAAAVGNNSFVRYDGNAFSPVPSGGFERVGLLGGRSYNERLYGNSAPAAAAPLPNHTGLSNVTLGWNGSSSNGASNVDGFLHIDHGVTGQGDYSRESYFRYVQRSAHMGQVPLHLRSNAISGITPSGFAYRLSSSGLTFGQLDDGAAGIRRGQSLYATQRHVVSDGDSAFMDEQAANERSHDADLLLGQQQSIAKRRHEPGSTTAGSAVIVGNCGLPPQISVSASCVSSTRVVSTTASRPLVVSASNGTRGLDNNASRNSVVSSATPVDENAETSLAPVSVNVNEFNSRGALLNRDNGTNDIGPIDDSLLALERRVAGASAFVERVLREREEREQFEREIGRKERMIRERRERERREREEREIQEAERWPQQQEAVSVRSPWLCEHYQRHCRVRFPCCTQFYPCHRCHNTSRNCENEEAKACRATHLKCSFCEHEQEIDENSGVCGKCGAKMAAYFCSICKHFTNVDKNPHHCEKCGICRIHADKSFHCDVCNVYLDKRLEGNHKCRPDSGHDECCICLEEAFSGFQILPCSHKVHRECAIAMIQNGIRTCPVCRHPLYAAPSE; this is encoded by the exons GTACATGTAAACGTTAGCTGGCCAGTCGGCATGGATGTGCCTTCACTGTTGCAGCTTCTTTTGGCACGATGGCAGAGAGGTAAAAGGCCAGAAGAAGCAAACAATTGCCAGGATATTGACAGAGGATCTTGCCATTCAGCCGATGGTACCCAAGAAATGAGAAGCGACTTTATTGCTGTTCTTCATTATTGCAAACAGGTAGTTTTAAAACATTTGGAGGAAACTGTACCGGATTTCATTACTTTGTTTAGTGAATTTGATGATGAGAGATTCAGCCCCATAAACTGCCTTTATTCCCTTGGTTCTTTAGccttcaaacaaggaaacattgAATATTTGGGAAATGTTCAGACTTTTGTCGTTGAAAATTATGATTCTCCTGAGGCTAGTTTTGTGATGAATGATCTTGGAGTAATGTTGAGTTTAAAAGGGATGTATAAAAGAAGTGAGGAATGCTTTTCTGAATCCAAAAAATGGTTCCAGCGAGAGGAGGACCATCTGAAAAATGCTGTTGTCACGTTAAACTTAGCAGCGTTGCACATGATCCTTGGAGATTATAAGAAGGCATGTGATTTTTGCAATGATGCAGCTGACTTGTGTCATGACATAACCATGAGATCGACAAAAGACATTGATCTGCCTATGAAGGTTTTGAGAAGAGCAGCTGATCTTTTGAGTGAGTGTGGAAACTTTGAAAAGTGTTGCCATATTCTCAGGATTGGTGGAAAGTACAACTTTGGTGCGAGAAAAGCCTCTAAAATTGAAGTTAGAAAATGGTTGATGGAAATACAGCTCAAAGAGCAAACTGGTGAGCAAATTGAAGAACAAGAGCTTAAGGATTGTAGCTCGTACTTGCTTATTTTTCTAGAGAAGCCAGATGAACAGGCTTTGAATGCAGACCTCATAAGAACAGTTTTCACAGCTGCAAGAATTAACCACAGGAATGGTCTTCATGAGGAAGCTTTGAAGTTATTGGATAAGCTGGAAGCTGCCTTGCTTTTGTCGGGTGGAAGAAAGGATCCCTTGTACGGGTTGATGCTGTTTCAAGTTGGTCGGTTTAAATATGGCTGTGGAATGACAATTAATGCTGAAAATGACCTAAAGCAAGCTGATGCAATTTTGATCAAGCACTTTGGGAGAAACCATTTAGTGGCATATTGCAAGAAAATATTAGGTTCTTGTGCCATGCTGAACAACAACTTTGGTGATGCCTCTACAAACCTTGCTGAAGCTTTGACCTTTTTTCAGGATTTAAACAGtcagcactttgaagttgcagACATTTCCTTAAAGCTTGCACAACTACAACTTGAAGAGAGAAACTTTGAGCATACCAGAGAGATTCTTCTTGtaaattcagtgcaaaaagcaGTGGAAATGCATATGTATAGTTTTGGTGAAATCTCGCCCAAGGCAGGTagtgcgcatgtccaagctGGACTGATTCTGCAGAAAGTCGACAAAGGTGCAGCTATTGATCAATTAAATAAGGCTCTTGAAATTTACCGTAGTCTTGGGGTTCAACTTTACTGTCCTGTCATCAAGCTGTGTCAAAGTATGACTGGTCTCTTTCAGTTGTGCTTGGGCAACAAAGAGGAAGCTGAAAAGTGTTTTGTTGATTCACTAAAGGAATCGCCTGTAACTGATGAATCCTATCATGATGTCATGTACCAAGTTGACAACTTGGCTGCTGAGTTCAATCCTGGTTGTTTTAAAGAAAGGCCTCTCTATCAGAGGGCTGAGATGTTTTCGCTTGTCAGTCTTGTCaccatgaaaaaagaaaaagacgacAGGAAGAAGTATCTTGATGCCCTTGTGAGTCTTGCAGAGGAGAGTGACACTGAAGAACATGGAATAATTGACTTTGCAGGGCACTCTTGTTTTTTCAgtcacatacatgtatcttACCTTTCAGAGCCATATGTCCACTTTTTTATTTTCCCAGATCCAGAATTCAACTCCCAATTCTCAAATGATGACAAGGTAACGATATCACGTTTCAAGAATTCATCTTGCATTCTGTTTTGGAGAACCTCTTGCAAAATTCAAGAGATGAAAGAGTTGAGGAATTTGAACTTTCAGATCCGTGAAAGTGTCAGCACTCTCTTTTTGCAGCCCATATTCAGAAAGAGTTATGAGGAGACGGATGACTTCTATCTTGAACTTCCACTCAGAAGTTTGTCCCTGTGTTTTCAAATTGATTGTCTTCCTCTTTTAGTAGAGATTAAGTTGGGCGAACCAGGTAAAGAATGTGCAAAGTTTGATTACTTAACTTCGTGGGCCTTACAAGATTTGTCATCTCAGCCCGCTGTTCATGTTTCATACCTTTCCTATGAATTTTCCAACAAGCGCACAGCTGAACTAGCATTTGATAGCTTGGTTTTTAGCTCAAGTAAAGAACCAGTCCTAAACGATGTAAAAGTTCTTGAGGTTGCTGATGGTCATTCTCCACACatgaattttgcttttttcgcTTCTCGACATAGCAGGTATTGTCACTTCTCTGTTTTTGTGGACGAGGAGTTACCAGTATTAAGAGTCAAGTCCCGTCAtttgaatgaaacaaattcaaatgGTTTCTGTTTCTCTGTGCAATCTGCTATAGAAAATGTGATGTTGTCTTTGTACGAGACTTTCAGAATCAGTTTTGAGCCTCTTGTACAGTTGTCTTGTGAAGGTTGCCGTACAGTTGGCATCAAGGAATCTTCAAACGTTAATTGCAGCAATGCAGTCAAGACTGAATCATTGATCACTAGTCCTCAATCAGGAGTGTTCGTCAAGAATTGTGGAAGTGACTCTTTCACAAAGAAAGAGTTAAATTCAGGCACTAAACATCTTTTAAATAGAGTGACTTGTAGGCACTCCTTGCATTGTGAAGGCAGCAACAGAGAATCTTCAACTAGGAATTGTGGCAAGGAAAGTAACCAGAAACCATTATCACCAAACAAAACATCTCTTGATTGTGCAAGTGCAGAGGTCTTAAAATCTGACTTTCATGAGGAATGCCATGTGAGCACACTTCAGAATcag GAAATTCACTCTGGAAGTCATGCAGATGTTTGCTTATGCCTGTTGGGGTACTTGTTGAGTGACACAAATGTTGCACCTGAGCACGAGGCCTTGAACAGTGTCATCCCTCAAAGTGACAGCTTTGAGGAACACTCCTTCCTGTCATCAGAATTTCTTTCAGCATTTTCTCTTAACTCACTACCAGCAACCCCAGATTTGTTTGCATCAACTTTGGCATCCAAATTACAAGAGGAGCCTTGCGAATGTTCAGATGAGGATTTGGCTGCTGGCTGTCTAGCTAAAGCACAAAGTAAACCAGAAACAAAGGAAACACACCATTATGCAGACGTTTTTCAGTTGAAGACTGAATTAAATGCGAAGGAAAACTCAGATAACTGTGATTCTAGAGATGGTGTTGCGAAACAACCAGAAAGCATTGTGGTGTCTGAAGAGCCTCTTGGAAAGTCTAATGAATGTCCTGATGTGCATATTGAGGGAAACCCTGGTCCACAATGTCAAAGTTCCTTGGAGGAAATCGAAGTGTCAGCTTCAAACGGTATTGGAGTGAGAACTCCCAGAAATATTGATCTTGATCCTGTCATATTAAGTAAGGATGAGGAGTCTGCAACCTTTCGGAATAATTCCTTTGAGTTACTggaacaaataaatgaattaaaggAACAGCTAAGGCAGAGAGAGGCAGAAAATCAGCAACTCAGAGCAGAGGTTGGACGATATCTGTTTCTTGAGGACAGAAAGAAACGTAGTGGCAAACTTCTTTCAGTACCCAGAGAAATTGCTAGTGATGAGAGTATATCTTGTGGGGCCAGTGCATCATTCAAATGTGGAACCACCAATGGAAGACTTCTTGGTGGAGCAGCTTCTCTCCAAGACAACCCAG TCAGTGCTGGAACATCTTCCGATTCTTTACCATCGAGAGATGAAAGATTGCAAGATCGAGAGCAAGAACCAGATGAAGAAAGATGTGCAACTCAAATGTCTTGCACGTCTACAATAGGTTTTGCACACAGAAGTAAAGAGGGTGGCCAGAAGTTGACACCAGATCACGACTGCGACTTGTATGCATCCGTTTCGTTTGAGAGTGATAGTGAGGATCCTGTGTCAATTAACATTGAGGATAATGATCTTCTGCCCAAGGATAAAGTCGGAGCCAGTGTCAAAGAAGGCATTTTTGTACCCAACTGTCTTGATCGAAGTGGCCCATTGAGTGGTGGTAGCAGCATAGCTGTTAGTTCGTCTGATTCATTGGCTTTGATATCCGCTGAAAGTACACCAGTTTCTTCAAGTAGCAGCTCACAAGGATCCTTCGAGAAGTCAGCAAAAGCGCCAGAATTGTCCTTAACCACTCATTCTGCTTCAGCACATGGTGAAATCGTTAATGAGAGTGACCTGGGGCTCAATACAGGCAACAGTGAAGACGAGGTTCCAGGGCAGGCTCAGTTATTGAACAGTACAGATGATGTGACTGATGGGGGAAATACTGAGGTTGAAGACATCGAGGAACAGTCTGCTGATTACGGGTATGGGGCAACAAGAACAAGCCAATCTGACGCAAGAACGTCTCCATTATTTGAGTATGATTCACAGATCAGTTCTTCGGATAGTTCTGTATTCTGCCGTTTGATTGATCCAGTAAGCTCACATGTTGTTGATGGAAATCCCCTCCAGCTGCAACAAAGTTCCAGTGTACATGGTCAAACAGCATTGAGAATGCATGAATCTGATGAATCCAGTTCCTCTTCGACAGACTGGGAACGTTTAGGCGCTCGATCCAAACGTTCTCAAACACATCGTCCACAGATTGCTATATCACCTCCGCCCCCGCCACTAATCGCCAGCCCTGTATCCGATGGCTTGGCTGGAGATTTCTTAGTACGACATTCACAAGACAAAACTGTTCATGAAAGTCTGTTTGCAAATGGCAGGGATTTTTCAATTCTCGGAAATGATACATCGCAGGTAACTTCTTTTGTTGATGGAAGGACAAATGCGTCAGAAGCTTACAGAGTTAGGCCATATTTTGGAGCTTGTCAGGCGGCAGCAGTAGGGAATAATTCGTTTGTGAGATATGATGGCAATGCTTTCTCACCTGTCCCTAGTGGTGGTTTTGAAAGAGTAGGATTACTCGGTGGACGTTCTTACAATGAAAGATTGTATGGAAACAGTGCACCTGCAGCAGCAGCACCTTTGCCTAACCACACAGGACTAAGTAATGTCACTTTGGGTTGGAATGGCTCATCAAGCAATGGTGCAAGTAACGTTGATGGCTTTCTGCATATTGATCATGGAGTTACAGGGCAAGGAGATTATAGCAGGGAATCTTATTTCCGTTACGTCCAACGTAGCGCACACATGGGGCAGGTGCCATTACATTTGCGGAGTAACGCAATCTCAGGAATCACCCCTTCGGGTTTTGCTTATCGATTGTCAAGTTCGGGCCTTACTTTTGGCCAATTGGATGATGGTGCTGCTGGAATTCGGCGGGGACAGTCACTATATGCCACTCAAAGACATGTCGTGAGTGACGGTGATTCCGCCTTCATGGATGAGCAGGCCGCGAATGAACGGTCACACGATGCTGATCTATTACTTGGACAACAACAATCAATTGCGAAGAGGCGTCACGAACCAGGTAGCACCACCGCTGGAAGTGCTGTCATTGTGGGCAATTGTGGTTTGCCTCCTCAAATCTCGGTTTCGGCCTCCTGTGTTTCTTCTACCAGAGTTGTCTCAACTACAGCAAGTCGGCCTCTTGTTGTTAGTGCAAGTAACGGTACACGGGGTCTTGATAATAACGCAAGTAGAAATTCAGTTGTTTCCTCAGCCACACCTGTTGATGAAAATGCGGAGACCAGCCTTGCACCAGTTTCTGTTAATGTCAATGAATTCAACTCCAGAGGAGCTTTGTTGAATAGAGACAATGGAACAAACGATATCGGGCCGATCGACGATTCCCTTCTTGCTTTAGAACGACGTGTGGCAGGTGCCTCTGCGTTCGTTGAACGGGTGCTTAGGGAAAGAGAAGAACGGGAACAGTTTGAACGAGAAATAGGAAGAAAGGAACGAATGATTAGGGAAAGACGAGAGAGAGAAAGGAGGGAGAGGGAGGAAAGAGAGATACAGGAAGCCGAGCGATGGCCGCAGCAGCAGGAGGCAGTTTCTGTGCGATCTCCATGGCTCTGCGAACATTACCAGCGACATTGCCGAGTGCGGTTTCCTTGTTGTACACAATTCTATCCTTGTCATCGATGCCATAATACCTCAAGAAACTGTGAAAACGAAGAAGCCAAAGCATGCCGTGCGACGCACCTCAAGTGTTCTTTTTGCGAGCATGAACAAGAG aTTGATGAAAACAGTGGAGTTTGCGGCAAATGCGGTGCAAAGATGGCTGCCTATTTTTGCTCTATATGTAAACACTTTACAAACGTGGACAAGAATCCTCATCATTGTGAAAAATGTGGAATCTGCCG AATCCACGCCGACAAGTCATTCCATTGTGACGTTTGCAATGTATATTTGGATAAACGACTTGAGGGGAACCACAAATGCCGTCCCGATTCCGGCCACGATGAATGCTGCATCTGCTTGGAG GAGGCATTCAGTGGCTTTCAAATATTGCCATGTTCGCACAAAGTGCATCGGGAGTGCGCCATAGCAATGATCCAAAATGGCAT TCGCACCTGTCCAGTTTGTCGACACCCGCTCTACGCAGCACCAAGCGAATGA